The Juglans regia cultivar Chandler chromosome 6, Walnut 2.0, whole genome shotgun sequence genome contains the following window.
AATTTCTCTGGTGGAACCCCAGCCTCAATCCATGTTGAAATACCGTAGCTGGTGCTAATGTTGCTACCCTTATCATAGAGCAGAGCATGTGCACCAGTGACTGAAGTGTCCGAGCTTCCATGATAATCATAGCAGATAGGACTAACAAAATCAAGATACTTCTTCATGGCTTCTGCTGGGTATGTTCTAGTTATGTTGGATAAGAAAAAACTGGACGCAATAAGAGCAATCGGGGTTTTCCAGAGGTGCAAGACTCCTTTTCAACAGCTTCACGCCACTCTTCAAAGAGCAGTGCGACGTCAAGGCCATCAAAGCCATACTTCCTGGCCGCACTAATGGAGGAGTTGATGAAGGCTTCCCGGCTCTCTGGGGTGCGTGCAATAATGGCGAAAGTGTCTGGGCCTGTAGCAGCTCCTCCAATAGATAGGAAGACGTTTGCTCGCGGTGTCTTGGCATGAAGGGTAGCCGTGAAGTCTCCCATCGATTGGTCATCAGGCTGCGTGATCAAAAGCTGGTACGCTGTGGCGTTAGGCATAACAAAAGCATAAAAGAGGTGGGTGAAGTAGGATGTGAGTATTAATGAGGGAGGGAACTTCTCGGCTAGCGATGAAAGCCAATAGCCACTTTTGACACCCTTGACACTACCAGAAGATGGTATAGGAAATGCCACCGGTGATGGAGATGAAAATGGTAAAGCTGACTTTGGTGGATAAGTCGAAGCTAAACTAGTACGAGAACGTCGAGAAGCATTGGACAATGAAGTTATGGAACCGGCAACGACAAAAATAGCCAAGAAGATTGACACAAGTTTCCGGCCGGCCATTGTCAGTGTTTTGGACAgtgttaagttgaaaatttgTTGCAATATATACAAAGAGTATATGCATTTACGCAAGGATCTTGGTCGCGTTAAAAGCTCTGGTTTTATCGATATTATATGCTCTGATTGCTTTGGGTTTGTAGGGTTGTGTATATATTTACTTGAAGTTGAGGAGCTTCGGTTGGCAAAAACTTGGTCTTTATACGATACGTCTCCTATTGTTTAATCACGAGTGATTTGTTGGGTTCCTGGCTTCAATTGCCAGCTATCTTATTTCCAAGAGGATTTGTCGTTTTCGATCAtgaaaattaactaaaatttgGCCATCCTCGGGAGTGAAAGTGCCTTTTCTATATCTAATGTAAGATGTTTAGCAAAAGATTAATTCCTGGAGCAAACGTAAATGTTTGAAGCTAGAAGAGATATTGCACAATCAAAGACTCACATGACATGCAAATCTCGAAATGGATGATGATGTAAACAAGCTGAGCTACATGCGCCGGTCGACCAAAGTTTGGTCAACAGCTCAATTCACTCCACTggctattttttaaaagaactcgCTCGACTCGCTAAATAAACAATCGAAACTCATTTCCAAAACCAGGCTAGTTTAGAGTGGGAGCTTCAGGCCAAGCTTATTATGGAATTGGCCTCGTGaacaaaatatacaaagatCAAGGGAACGACTTAGCCGAGAAGGTTAGCCCTTTTTAATTGAATCACTCTTCTGAAATCGTGTATAGCTCATGTCCAACTCAAAAATTATAGCCCAGTCAACAACATCAAGTGAAAAAAATATCTGACAGTAAAAATATAGATGTTACAGAAACGAGACTGCAAAACTTAAACAATGTAATATAAATGCCTGAAGAACCTCCAGAGTACACATCACAACAGTGCAGCTTTGATGTGGGAAGCGTCTTCAATTGATGTTGTAGGTATCATATCATCGGTTTGTTAGTTCGGAATCAAATTTTGCAACATCCTGCAGATCAATCGGAGcaattttatgtaaaaacaCAAACCCTTACTCAGCTTCTCTTCAACTTTGAAAGCCAGCTGCTGGAATATCAACTgattttggaaaaggaaaagaaaagaatatcaaCAAATCCTTACTACCCCCGTGCTCTATATAATCAACGGAGCTGAAATTAGCATTGCTTTTCTCTCATCCATTCAACAAATCCATCAAGAATCAAGGGCCAAGCTTGGTTGGAATCATAGTTTTGAAGATCAGGAAAACTTATCtgccaaaaaagaaagacaaagggTTCAGTAATCTAAAAGCACCTGAATAAAAAatgttgattattttttgattggcaccggATGTCCGGGAAaagcatcccgactaatcctaGGGGTGCACAGGCTCTCGGCAAgaagtttcccgcaagtgcacctcgggtaattcaagggaaaaatcccccagtccgagagcccctagagattgtttgcacccaatgagatttgaaccttagacctgaggggagcatacccccaagcccaaggcctttaccacttgagccaacccgtAGGGGTTATAAAAAGGGTTGATTATACCTGTCACCAATTAACATCATCACATTATAGTATTAGAGGATGCATTTTTGCAAGATCGGGCACAAGACATTCTTGAGGATAACATGATGTTGCCTATTCTTGAGCAGTATCGGACATAAAAACAGCAAAGGGTATCACCACACTACAGACTTACAAGTAGAGTCAAAACTAAGAATAAATCACAacaaatagtgattttattttcttccttttttcggTGGTTTAAGCTGCCcccaaagattaaaaaaagaaaatataatgaaggatatgaatgtaaataaaaaagaaaaataaaatttgcataCCTCATGGCAAAAACGATAGAAGTTCATCCACTGATCCATATTTAGCATCCGGTACTCACTCTGGAACTGGCATAAAGTCCACACATCACAAAACTTATCATGAAATCATTGTTAAAATAACACAAGGTTCTGGGGCCTATGTCCCTGTATACTAGAAACCAACCTTCAGATACTCGGTCATTGAATTAACCTGGGCATGGAATTGGGAACCAAGAACAAGATTCAGCAATTCACAGATTGTGTCAATGTCTACACACTTTTGCTTTTCTTCTGAAGATGTCATCCATGTCAGACCGGATAAAAAATGCGTGGGTGTTGCGCATGCATGCGTctgagagtgtgtgtgtgtgtgtgtgtgtgagagagagagagagagagagagagagagaacagagcATTGTTGTGAGAAAAAGGGTGTATCCATTTATTTGAAAGCAGATAACTGCCAAGATAAAGCTCTCACCTGTAAGGCAGTATCGAAATGCATAAGCATAGAAATCTTGAAAGTTTGGTGGCATCATCACCTATTCAACAAATAAAAACCAAGATCATTACCATTGTCCATTTTCTAACTCTTCAGAAGCATTAGATGCCGTATCTGAAAATAACTATTCCAGTGAGCCTGATAGAAGATAATACCTCAGTCTCAAGCGCTGGGAGtgctttctttaatttatttagacTGTCAGCCTTTAGAGCTTTTAGTCCTGTTCGCCATTCATCCTAATAAATAGAggaatattgataaaatattttgacatAAAAATTGTTATATAAAGAATTCAAGTTTTTGAGACTGTTGGTCAAAAGAATAGTATAGGGGACACATATGCCAAGGCTTGAGGTCACACAGAgatcccaaaaataaaagaaaaattggaaacATGGAAACACCTGGAGTAGTATAAACTAGTTTTGAAAGACATAAACAGCAGTTTAGGCATTCCAAGTAAACAATGAAATGGTACTCAAACCCC
Protein-coding sequences here:
- the LOC109019481 gene encoding DCN1-like protein 5 — encoded protein: MPRTSKRKAAPPSVKSSDAVPVRSGKAISKTVEQIDRLFDSYANPSFGLIDPEGIETLCSDVGVNHTDIRILMLAWKMNAEKQGYFSKDEWRTGLKALKADSLNKLKKALPALETEVMMPPNFQDFYAYAFRYCLTEEKQKCVDIDTICELLNLVLGSQFHAQVNSMTEYLKFQSEYRMLNMDQWMNFYRFCHEISFPDLQNYDSNQAWPLILDGFVEWMREKQC